A single window of Leptolyngbya ohadii IS1 DNA harbors:
- a CDS encoding ROK family protein: MLEDSQAEMTSTESASSGPLTLAVDIGGSGVKAMLLDSAGNPLSERDRLSTPEPATPESVIEAIHQLAMSKTFDRVSVGFPGVVRQGTTYTAANLDQGWIGFNLGKSLEESLGKPVRVLNDADMQGFGAIEGQGAELVITLGTGVGFAMFVNGILVPNLELGHHPFRKGQTYEEQLGRAALDDVGKKRWNERLQKAIDLLSRTLNYDRLYLGGGNAKRIEIKLPENVKIVPNVSGLLGGIALWKN, translated from the coding sequence ATGCTGGAGGACTCTCAAGCCGAAATGACTTCTACCGAATCCGCTTCATCGGGACCGCTCACTCTGGCGGTAGACATTGGCGGCAGCGGGGTTAAAGCAATGCTGCTGGACTCGGCAGGCAACCCGCTTTCCGAACGCGATCGCCTTTCAACTCCTGAGCCTGCAACGCCGGAATCAGTGATTGAAGCAATTCATCAGCTTGCTATGAGCAAAACCTTCGATCGCGTCTCCGTAGGATTTCCGGGTGTGGTGCGCCAGGGAACCACCTACACGGCAGCAAATCTGGATCAGGGCTGGATTGGCTTCAACCTGGGCAAATCGCTGGAAGAGTCGCTAGGCAAACCTGTACGAGTGCTAAACGATGCCGACATGCAGGGATTTGGGGCGATCGAGGGACAGGGCGCTGAACTGGTAATTACCCTGGGGACGGGCGTCGGCTTTGCCATGTTTGTGAACGGTATTCTGGTGCCCAATCTGGAACTGGGACACCACCCCTTCCGGAAAGGACAAACCTACGAGGAACAGCTTGGACGTGCTGCCCTGGACGACGTTGGCAAAAAACGCTGGAACGAACGGCTGCAAAAAGCGATCGACCTCCTGAGTCGGACTTTGAACTACGATCGGCTATATCTGGGGGGCGGAAATGCCAAACGAATTGAGATTAAGCTGCCGGAAAACGTCAAAATTGTGCCGAACGTGAGCGGGTTGCTCGGCGGCATTGCCCTCTGGAAGAATTAG
- a CDS encoding transposase family protein encodes MPYRELERLSAGEFKRLCGVSRQTFDEMVEELRPHLERQGKRGGQNKLSVEDQLLVALEYWREYRTQFHIGTSWGMHETTVGRIIRKVEDILVKCGKFRLPSQRQLYQPGWEWKVLLVDVGEVEIERPKKNRNATTVASKNAIR; translated from the coding sequence ATGCCCTACCGAGAACTGGAACGCCTGAGTGCCGGAGAATTCAAGCGATTGTGCGGCGTAAGCCGTCAGACTTTCGACGAAATGGTCGAGGAGTTGCGTCCCCACCTGGAACGCCAGGGCAAGCGAGGCGGACAAAACAAGCTGAGTGTAGAAGACCAACTGCTGGTGGCATTGGAATATTGGCGGGAGTATCGCACCCAATTTCACATCGGCACGAGTTGGGGGATGCATGAAACGACAGTAGGGCGCATCATCAGGAAAGTCGAAGACATCCTCGTCAAATGCGGCAAGTTTCGCTTACCGAGCCAGCGGCAGTTGTACCAACCGGGCTGGGAATGGAAGGTGCTGCTGGTGGATGTGGGCGAGGTCGAAATCGAACGCCCGAAAAAAAACAGAAACGCTACTACAGTGGCAAGCAAAAATGCCATACGCTGA
- the recG gene encoding ATP-dependent DNA helicase RecG, which produces MDWLRLQKALSVEADSGFNDLRGNQYRFSEFLSLSLNQPPTGLPMAERRRFREIADQFTEYADLSFAQRQHLVAETRRLLHNSRKQVEQAEAVQSVPQSVSQSSSQPDSGTAIVLGRSANGQSITVAEPSAKTSKQTAVKTPRTVPLVKSDRKGKVTLDQAVTYLPGIGAKNSEKLARLGILTVRDLLFYYPRDHINYARQVNIRSLEPGETVTLIATVKSCTCFTSPKNSKLTIFQLTVADQTGRLKLSRFFAGTRYTRGWQEQQKKLYPPGVVIAASGLVKKDKYGATLEDPQIEVIDHSGASIDSLKVGRIVPIYPLGDGVEADLVRKAVVSALPAVSQIQDPLPEGLRKKYELMGLQEAIGAIHYPANEEALNASRRRLVFDEFFYLQLGLLRRKQQQKKETTATLAPTGQLIEQFYEVLPFKFTDAQRRVVNEILTDLQKPTPMNRLVQGDVGSGKTVVAVVAILAAIQSGFQAALMAPTEVLAEQHYRKLVSWFNLLHLPVELLTGSTKVSKRRKLLAELSTGELPLLVGTHALIEDPVQFQRLGLVVIDEQHRFGVGQRARLQQKGDYPHVLTMTATPIPRTLALTLHGDLDVSQIDELPPGRKAIQTTVLTGKDRNHAYDLIRREVAQGRQVYVVLPLVDESEKLDLKSAIEEYQHLSEGVFPEFSVGLLHGRMSSAEKEEAIGKFRDNETQIIVSTTVIEVGVDVPNATVMLIEHADRFGLSQLHQLRGRVGRGGSQSFCLLMNTSKNQTANQRLKVMEQSQDGFFIAEMDLRFRGPGEVLGMRQSGLPDFALARLVEDQDVLQVARDAAEAVMEKDATLERWAAMKAELEYRYRKLLGGMILT; this is translated from the coding sequence ATGGATTGGCTCAGACTGCAAAAGGCACTCTCGGTTGAGGCAGACAGCGGATTTAATGATCTGCGGGGGAATCAGTATCGCTTCAGCGAGTTTCTCAGCCTGAGTCTCAATCAGCCGCCGACCGGGTTGCCAATGGCGGAACGCAGACGGTTTCGCGAAATTGCGGATCAGTTTACCGAATACGCCGATCTGTCCTTTGCTCAGCGGCAGCATCTTGTGGCGGAAACGCGCCGTTTGCTGCACAATTCCCGGAAGCAGGTGGAGCAGGCTGAAGCGGTACAGTCGGTTCCACAGTCGGTTTCGCAGTCTTCTTCTCAGCCGGACAGCGGGACAGCGATCGTATTGGGTCGATCGGCAAATGGTCAATCCATAACCGTGGCAGAGCCTTCGGCAAAGACAAGCAAGCAAACTGCGGTTAAAACGCCGCGTACCGTGCCCCTGGTGAAGTCCGATCGCAAAGGGAAAGTCACTCTCGATCAGGCAGTCACCTATCTGCCGGGAATCGGGGCGAAAAATAGCGAAAAGCTGGCACGACTGGGCATTCTGACGGTTCGCGATCTGCTGTTTTACTATCCGCGTGATCACATCAACTATGCGCGGCAGGTCAACATTCGATCGCTAGAGCCAGGAGAAACTGTGACGCTGATTGCTACGGTGAAAAGCTGTACCTGCTTCACCAGTCCGAAAAACAGCAAGCTAACGATTTTTCAGCTCACGGTGGCAGACCAGACCGGACGACTTAAGCTCAGCCGTTTCTTTGCCGGAACTCGCTATACAAGGGGCTGGCAGGAACAGCAGAAAAAACTCTACCCGCCGGGGGTCGTGATCGCCGCTTCGGGGCTGGTGAAGAAGGACAAGTATGGGGCGACGCTGGAAGATCCGCAGATTGAGGTGATCGATCATTCGGGAGCGTCGATCGATTCGCTGAAAGTGGGGCGAATTGTACCGATTTATCCGCTGGGTGACGGGGTAGAAGCCGATCTAGTGCGGAAAGCGGTGGTGTCTGCCCTGCCTGCCGTTTCGCAGATTCAAGATCCCCTGCCGGAGGGACTGCGGAAAAAGTATGAGCTGATGGGATTGCAGGAGGCGATCGGCGCAATTCACTATCCGGCAAACGAAGAGGCACTGAATGCGTCTCGTCGGCGATTGGTGTTTGATGAGTTTTTCTATTTGCAGCTTGGACTCCTGCGGCGCAAACAGCAGCAAAAGAAGGAGACGACCGCAACCCTCGCACCCACAGGGCAGCTAATCGAGCAGTTCTACGAGGTCTTGCCCTTCAAATTCACGGATGCTCAGCGGCGGGTCGTCAACGAAATCCTCACCGATTTGCAGAAGCCTACACCGATGAATCGACTGGTACAGGGGGATGTGGGATCGGGGAAAACCGTGGTGGCGGTGGTGGCAATCCTGGCGGCGATTCAGTCCGGCTTCCAGGCGGCGCTGATGGCTCCCACGGAAGTTTTGGCGGAGCAGCATTATCGGAAGCTTGTAAGCTGGTTTAACCTGCTGCATCTGCCCGTCGAGCTACTGACTGGATCAACCAAGGTTTCTAAGCGGCGCAAACTGCTGGCGGAGCTTTCCACAGGAGAACTGCCTCTGCTGGTCGGAACCCATGCCCTGATCGAAGACCCGGTACAGTTTCAGCGGTTGGGACTGGTGGTGATCGATGAGCAGCATCGCTTCGGGGTGGGACAGCGGGCAAGGCTTCAGCAGAAGGGTGACTATCCCCACGTCCTGACGATGACGGCAACTCCGATTCCCCGCACCCTGGCTCTAACGCTGCACGGCGACTTAGACGTAAGCCAGATCGATGAACTGCCGCCCGGACGGAAAGCGATTCAAACCACCGTCCTCACTGGAAAGGATCGCAACCACGCCTATGACCTGATTCGGCGGGAAGTGGCGCAGGGACGACAGGTGTATGTGGTGCTGCCGCTGGTAGACGAGTCAGAAAAGCTGGATCTGAAGTCGGCGATCGAGGAATATCAGCACCTCAGCGAAGGGGTCTTTCCTGAATTCTCGGTGGGTCTGCTGCACGGGCGCATGAGTTCGGCGGAGAAGGAGGAAGCGATCGGCAAATTCCGCGATAACGAGACTCAAATTATTGTTTCTACGACGGTGATTGAGGTAGGGGTGGATGTTCCCAACGCGACGGTGATGCTGATCGAACACGCCGATCGATTCGGGCTGTCCCAGTTGCACCAGCTACGCGGACGGGTGGGCAGGGGGGGCAGCCAGTCTTTCTGTTTGCTGATGAATACCTCGAAGAATCAGACGGCTAATCAGCGGCTTAAGGTGATGGAGCAATCGCAGGACGGCTTCTTCATCGCGGAGATGGATCTGCGGTTTCGGGGACCGGGGGAAGTGCTGGGGATGCGGCAGTCTGGCTTACCGGATTTTGCCCTGGCGCGACTGGTGGAAGATCAGGATGTGTTGCAGGTGGCACGGGACGCAGCAGAAGCGGTGATGGAAAAGGATGCCACGCTGGAACGCTGGGCGGCGATGAAGGCAGAGTTAGAGTATCGCTATCGGAAACTGCTGGGCGGAATGATTTTGACCTAG
- a CDS encoding glycosyltransferase family 4 protein, producing MRIAQVAPLWECVPPPAYGGTELVVSRLTDGLVKCGHEVTLFATADSQTLANLIPGAPSSLRVAGVTPSEYQVYDLMQMNRLIEQSDQYDVIHFHVDAIALPFANAMKVPCVHTVHGILNPIVEKLFAQNKHQNFVSISNSQRRTDLGLNYVGTVYNGIDPETYVFHPQPSDPPYLTFFGRMSPEKGPHLAIEIAKRTGWHLRMAGKVDRADKEFFATQVEPLIDGEQIVYLGEANHAQKSEIMGNAVATLCPLTWREPFGLVMTESMICGTPVIAIAQGSAPELILHGKTGFLCKDVDECVAAVGRIGEIDRRTCRDHVVQNFSAAAMVQGYEAVYQQLIARKVQQNGHLRQSRAIVGAV from the coding sequence ATGCGGATTGCTCAAGTTGCGCCTTTATGGGAGTGTGTGCCTCCGCCAGCCTATGGTGGAACGGAGTTAGTGGTCAGTCGCCTCACCGATGGATTAGTCAAATGCGGTCATGAAGTCACTCTGTTTGCCACAGCAGATTCTCAAACCTTAGCAAACCTGATCCCTGGTGCGCCTTCCTCGTTGCGGGTTGCAGGTGTGACGCCGAGTGAATATCAGGTGTATGACCTGATGCAAATGAATCGTTTGATTGAGCAATCAGACCAGTATGATGTCATTCATTTTCACGTAGACGCGATTGCCCTCCCCTTTGCCAATGCGATGAAGGTTCCCTGTGTTCATACCGTTCACGGAATTCTTAACCCGATCGTTGAAAAGCTATTCGCGCAAAATAAACATCAAAACTTTGTTAGCATCTCCAATTCGCAGCGCCGAACCGATCTGGGACTGAATTACGTCGGCACGGTTTATAACGGCATCGACCCCGAAACCTATGTGTTCCATCCCCAGCCTTCTGACCCGCCCTATCTGACATTTTTTGGGCGAATGTCGCCGGAGAAGGGTCCCCATCTGGCGATCGAAATTGCAAAGCGGACGGGATGGCATCTGAGAATGGCGGGTAAAGTCGATCGGGCAGACAAAGAATTTTTTGCCACGCAGGTCGAACCCCTGATCGACGGTGAACAGATTGTCTATCTTGGCGAAGCCAACCATGCCCAAAAGAGCGAAATTATGGGCAACGCCGTGGCAACCCTCTGTCCACTGACCTGGCGCGAACCCTTTGGACTGGTCATGACCGAATCGATGATCTGCGGCACTCCCGTCATTGCGATCGCCCAGGGATCTGCTCCAGAACTTATTCTGCACGGCAAAACAGGATTCCTCTGCAAGGATGTGGATGAATGCGTGGCGGCAGTCGGTCGGATTGGGGAAATCGATCGGCGAACCTGTCGCGATCACGTCGTGCAAAACTTTAGCGCAGCAGCGATGGTGCAGGGCTACGAAGCCGTCTATCAGCAGCTAATCGCCCGAAAGGTTCAGCAGAACGGACATTTGCGCCAATCTAGAGCGATCGTAGGTGCGGTTTAA
- a CDS encoding acetamidase/formamidase family protein — protein sequence MNKLKRNLGIFIGVILFFAGAAGVRSLPAISQPAPLVLERTGEFCVDDPHCFNRLHPAIPMAATAVPGQTIVLGARDAFDGAFGPGSTPEDVVAADLSKVHPLTGPVAIEGAQRGDVVAVTIEDITPDPYGYTVIAPGFGFLRDLFPEPYIANWDLTATTATSKEVPQVKIPFAGFAGSIGVLPGEPELETFLRREAQLAEVGGIALAPLPTGGLPADLCGVNGSQKDRCVRTIPPRENGGNMDVKQMQIGTTILFPCFVDGCGLYVGDVHFAQGDGEVSGTAIEMGATVTLKAEVRKGGADALKMPQFLGGNQLKALEPESFHATMGIPIKAAGEIPPYHKYLNGDKIAPLENLSEDLTLAARNALIEMVDYVVAEYGLTPEQAYVVCSVAADLRISQVVDVPNYLVSMILPREIFQVAGRTSERQPGSVKTTIALPQPAATRTSL from the coding sequence GTGAACAAGCTTAAGCGAAATCTCGGAATTTTTATTGGGGTGATTCTGTTCTTTGCAGGAGCGGCAGGGGTGCGATCGTTACCCGCAATTAGCCAGCCCGCGCCGCTAGTGTTAGAGCGAACCGGGGAGTTCTGCGTCGATGACCCCCACTGTTTTAACCGTCTGCATCCAGCAATTCCGATGGCGGCAACGGCAGTACCAGGGCAAACGATCGTCCTGGGGGCAAGGGATGCTTTCGATGGGGCATTTGGTCCGGGCAGTACGCCGGAAGACGTGGTCGCGGCAGATTTGTCGAAGGTGCATCCGCTTACAGGTCCAGTGGCGATCGAGGGAGCGCAGCGGGGGGATGTAGTGGCGGTGACGATCGAAGATATTACGCCCGATCCCTACGGATACACAGTGATTGCACCCGGATTTGGTTTCCTGCGCGATCTGTTTCCCGAACCTTATATTGCAAACTGGGATTTGACGGCAACCACTGCCACCTCAAAGGAAGTGCCCCAGGTCAAAATTCCCTTTGCGGGTTTCGCCGGATCGATCGGCGTTTTACCGGGTGAACCGGAGCTGGAGACATTCCTCAGGCGGGAAGCACAGCTTGCGGAAGTAGGTGGAATTGCCCTCGCGCCCTTGCCTACGGGTGGTTTACCTGCTGACCTGTGTGGCGTCAACGGTTCGCAAAAGGATCGCTGTGTCCGCACGATTCCGCCTCGCGAAAATGGCGGCAACATGGACGTGAAGCAGATGCAGATTGGCACAACGATTCTGTTTCCCTGCTTTGTAGACGGCTGCGGTCTTTATGTGGGAGACGTGCATTTTGCCCAGGGCGATGGCGAAGTGTCGGGAACGGCGATCGAAATGGGAGCGACCGTCACCCTGAAAGCGGAAGTCCGGAAGGGCGGAGCCGATGCCCTGAAGATGCCCCAATTCCTCGGCGGCAATCAGCTGAAGGCACTGGAGCCGGAAAGCTTCCATGCCACGATGGGCATTCCAATCAAAGCCGCAGGGGAAATTCCGCCCTATCACAAGTATCTGAACGGCGATAAGATTGCTCCGCTGGAAAACCTGTCGGAAGACCTTACCCTCGCTGCCCGCAATGCCCTGATTGAAATGGTGGACTATGTGGTCGCCGAGTATGGCTTAACGCCGGAACAGGCTTACGTGGTGTGCAGCGTTGCGGCGGATCTACGAATTAGTCAGGTGGTGGATGTGCCGAACTACCTCGTTTCCATGATTTTGCCCAGGGAAATCTTCCAGGTTGCCGGACGCACCTCGGAGCGACAGCCCGGATCGGTCAAAACCACGATCGCCCTACCTCAACCTGCTGCCACAAGGACATCTTTATGA
- a CDS encoding trypsin-like peptidase domain-containing protein → MAVIGIPAAAVLLRLPQNNFTSPGNRPEVSADREFSINATRPASFEDAFQTVTRLAQATDSRQTRTGITQAQYDRWRQSQGQQPQSIDSLQPSEVEAIYRNYWQQGNCNRYAAPLHMVCLDTMLAFGVDDGSSFFAGLSPNPERAATEVARRRIEYRQRLHNSSLNGITPSRRGGFQVDPQSVIAGINRDRTLQAFLSGGAGQIQTGDRIATRLPSPAPSPLQSPNYRSAPPEASEPASGFSPFSRVRDIVTGLLRPQSTDPAPELDSSSLYAAAKPSTVEIWIYVDSGYAPATGIIVQPNGLILTNYHVIANNPTPTVHLPDGRKFTGQVITSDPTIDLALVKIQGTEGLPTAKLADSTKDVQSGDTVYAIGSPMGSHWKLTRAQVMNTASLCGSRALDNRCIRTPSGFLHPGNSGGPLLNTRGEVIGVNRAIQESTGQGVSIPIEIVQQFLKRAQP, encoded by the coding sequence ATGGCAGTTATCGGGATTCCTGCTGCTGCGGTATTGCTCAGGCTTCCGCAAAATAATTTCACATCTCCGGGCAATAGACCAGAAGTATCGGCAGACCGCGAGTTCAGCATCAATGCCACTCGTCCCGCTAGCTTTGAGGATGCCTTTCAAACCGTCACTCGATTAGCGCAGGCAACGGATTCCCGCCAGACCCGCACGGGCATTACCCAGGCGCAGTACGATCGCTGGCGACAGTCCCAGGGACAGCAACCTCAATCGATCGACAGTCTTCAGCCCTCGGAAGTCGAGGCAATCTATCGCAACTACTGGCAGCAGGGCAACTGTAATCGCTATGCCGCACCGCTGCATATGGTTTGTCTGGATACGATGCTTGCTTTTGGCGTAGACGACGGCAGCTCCTTTTTTGCAGGTTTATCCCCAAACCCAGAACGGGCAGCGACGGAAGTCGCTCGGCGGCGCATAGAATACCGTCAGCGTTTGCACAACTCCAGCCTGAATGGCATTACTCCCAGCAGGCGAGGTGGTTTCCAGGTTGATCCACAGTCTGTGATCGCGGGAATCAATCGCGATCGGACACTGCAAGCCTTCCTCAGCGGTGGGGCTGGGCAAATTCAGACAGGCGATCGCATTGCCACCCGTTTACCGAGTCCTGCTCCTTCTCCCCTCCAATCTCCCAATTACAGGTCTGCCCCGCCAGAGGCTTCTGAGCCAGCTTCGGGATTCTCGCCTTTCTCCAGAGTGCGAGACATAGTGACGGGATTGCTGCGTCCCCAATCAACCGATCCTGCCCCTGAGCTAGACTCCAGCAGTCTTTATGCCGCTGCCAAGCCTTCTACCGTCGAAATCTGGATCTATGTCGATAGCGGCTATGCCCCTGCCACGGGAATTATTGTGCAGCCGAACGGCTTAATCCTCACCAATTATCATGTGATTGCCAACAATCCCACTCCCACTGTCCATCTGCCGGACGGACGCAAGTTCACTGGACAGGTGATCACAAGCGACCCGACAATCGACCTGGCACTGGTCAAAATTCAGGGGACTGAGGGATTACCGACTGCGAAGCTGGCAGACAGCACGAAGGATGTTCAAAGCGGCGATACCGTTTATGCGATCGGCTCTCCAATGGGTTCCCACTGGAAATTGACCCGTGCCCAAGTGATGAATACCGCCAGCCTGTGCGGGAGCCGCGCCCTCGACAATCGCTGCATTCGCACCCCCAGCGGTTTCCTGCATCCCGGCAATAGCGGTGGTCCGCTGCTGAATACCAGAGGGGAAGTGATCGGCGTGAATCGAGCAATCCAGGAAAGTACGGGGCAGGGAGTCAGTATTCCAATCGAGATTGTGCAGCAGTTTCTCAAACGGGCACAGCCATAG
- a CDS encoding transposase family protein, producing MEGAAGGCGRGRNRTPEKKQKRYYSGKQKCHTLKAQLLVDFDTGQVIATATDKGKTHDFKLLKRSRLPFVSSQLCLADRGYQGFAKRHAGACTPTKKPRKQPLAPDEKQHNRALAKLRVRVEHVIRRFKVFRIFSGRYRNRRRRFGLRLNLIAGLLNYELAHPS from the coding sequence ATGGAAGGTGCTGCTGGTGGATGTGGGCGAGGTCGAAATCGAACGCCCGAAAAAAAACAGAAACGCTACTACAGTGGCAAGCAAAAATGCCATACGCTGAAGGCGCAACTGCTGGTGGATTTTGACACGGGGCAAGTGATTGCCACCGCCACTGACAAAGGCAAGACCCATGACTTCAAACTGCTCAAGCGCAGCCGTTTACCCTTTGTTTCATCGCAGTTATGTTTAGCCGACCGAGGGTATCAGGGGTTTGCCAAGCGTCACGCGGGGGCTTGTACGCCCACCAAGAAGCCGCGCAAGCAGCCATTAGCTCCAGACGAAAAGCAGCATAATCGGGCATTAGCCAAACTGCGGGTGCGAGTCGAGCATGTGATTCGTCGCTTCAAGGTGTTTCGCATCTTCTCAGGACGCTACCGCAATCGAAGGCGGCGATTTGGCTTGCGCTTGAACTTGATTGCGGGACTGCTCAACTACGAACTGGCACATCCCTCCTGA
- a CDS encoding lysozyme inhibitor LprI family protein, which translates to MNPNTLNSSNRPAPNSTTSNPPVSRITGKPIDCSNPQDQQEMNYCAVQSYEKADRELQAMYQQMHDQMPEASQPQLEKAQQEWVEFRSAECRLEAKAHEGGSLYPTVLYRCMTRMTRDRMTQLQEQVQPQG; encoded by the coding sequence ATGAATCCGAATACGCTTAATTCCTCCAATCGTCCCGCCCCAAATTCCACGACCTCTAACCCTCCCGTTTCTCGCATTACCGGGAAACCGATCGATTGCAGCAATCCGCAGGATCAGCAGGAAATGAACTACTGCGCGGTTCAGTCCTATGAGAAAGCCGATCGCGAACTTCAGGCAATGTATCAGCAGATGCATGATCAGATGCCCGAAGCCAGTCAGCCACAGCTTGAGAAAGCACAACAGGAATGGGTTGAGTTTCGTTCAGCAGAATGCCGTCTCGAAGCCAAAGCCCACGAAGGCGGCTCGCTGTATCCCACGGTGCTTTATCGCTGCATGACCCGCATGACCCGCGATCGAATGACGCAGCTTCAGGAGCAGGTACAGCCTCAGGGTTAA
- a CDS encoding cation diffusion facilitator family transporter, whose amino-acid sequence MVLQSPFDRTQESVPVHSPDRRSDRRSPSVQESNSHDHHQVHHQSDSHSHHSYSHHFHSHHHGHSHGHDHEGHAHTHGVIDPGIVTTDRGLWAVKWSFVGLMVTALLQVGVVVLSGSVALLADTIHNFADAATAIPLGLAFLLARRPPTARFAYGYGRVEDLAGVVIVAIICFSALITGYESIDRFFHPQTMQQVGFVVLAAVIGFLGNEWVARFRIRVGQEINSAALVADGYHARIDSLTSLAVLGSAVGTWLGFPIADPLIGLGITIAIIKIVIESAQAVFTRLLDGADPELTHEIHHAVDHVEGISVQKIRSRWIGHQLQVHLQLKVQGDVSIAESQLLTQSVRKELQHHLPYVKEAIVELEPKD is encoded by the coding sequence ATGGTATTGCAATCGCCTTTCGATCGAACCCAGGAATCTGTCCCTGTCCATTCTCCCGATCGCCGTTCCGATCGTCGTTCCCCTTCTGTTCAAGAAAGTAATTCTCACGATCATCATCAGGTTCATCATCAAAGCGATTCCCACAGCCATCATTCTTATAGCCATCATTTCCATAGCCATCATCACGGTCATTCTCACGGTCACGATCACGAAGGACACGCGCATACCCACGGTGTAATCGATCCGGGGATTGTTACGACCGATCGCGGCTTGTGGGCAGTGAAATGGTCTTTTGTGGGGCTGATGGTGACTGCACTGTTACAGGTCGGTGTGGTTGTGCTGTCGGGAAGCGTTGCCCTGCTTGCAGATACGATTCATAACTTCGCGGATGCTGCCACTGCAATTCCGTTAGGTCTGGCATTTTTGCTGGCTCGTCGCCCGCCCACTGCTCGGTTTGCCTATGGCTACGGCAGAGTCGAGGATCTGGCAGGTGTGGTGATCGTGGCAATTATCTGCTTCAGTGCACTAATTACGGGGTATGAGTCGATCGATCGCTTCTTCCATCCCCAGACCATGCAGCAGGTCGGTTTTGTCGTCCTCGCGGCTGTGATTGGCTTCCTGGGCAATGAGTGGGTGGCACGATTTCGGATTCGGGTCGGACAGGAAATTAACAGTGCGGCACTGGTGGCAGATGGCTATCATGCACGGATCGACAGCCTCACGAGTTTGGCAGTTCTGGGTAGCGCAGTTGGAACATGGCTGGGATTTCCAATCGCCGATCCGCTGATTGGGCTGGGTATTACGATCGCCATTATCAAAATCGTGATCGAATCTGCTCAGGCAGTTTTTACGCGACTGTTAGACGGAGCTGACCCCGAACTCACCCACGAAATTCACCATGCCGTTGATCATGTCGAAGGTATATCCGTCCAGAAAATTCGGAGTCGCTGGATTGGGCATCAGCTTCAGGTGCATTTACAGCTTAAAGTTCAGGGTGATGTGTCGATCGCAGAAAGTCAGCTTCTCACCCAATCGGTACGCAAAGAACTCCAGCACCATCTGCCCTATGTAAAAGAGGCGATCGTGGAACTGGAGCCAAAGGATTAG